From a single Maylandia zebra isolate NMK-2024a linkage group LG3, Mzebra_GT3a, whole genome shotgun sequence genomic region:
- the LOC143414136 gene encoding protein NLRC3-like yields the protein MFVKNELKKIQKLLSPDHPETLKSQMEDEEMFEGEDEDERKSCREAFLKITLHFLRRLKQHEMADHLQSKIFAPLCKRELKAQLKKKFQCVFEGIAKAGSPTLLNQIYTELYITEGGTAEVNDEHEVRQIETASRKPDRPETTIRQEDIFKASPGRDEPIRTVLTKGVAGIGKTVLTQKYSLDWAEDKANQDIQFIFPFTFRELNVLKEEKFSLVELVHHFFNQTNESGICRLEDFQVVFILDGLDECRLNLDFKKTKILTETRKSTSLDELLTNLIRGNLLPSARLWITTRPAAANQIPPQCVDMVTEVRGFTDPQKEEYFRKRFRDEEQASRIISHIKKARSLHIMCHIPVFCWITATVLEDVLETREGAELPNTLTEMYIHFLVVQAKVKRIKYDGGAETDPHWSPESRKMIESLGKLAFDQLQKGNLIFYEPDLTECGIDIRAASVYSGVFTQIFKEEKQLYQNKVFCFVHLSVQEFLAALHVHLTFINSGLNLLEEQQTSSETEKYFYQCAVDKALQSPNGHLDLFLRFLLGLKTNQTRLQGLMTQTGSSSKTNQKAVQYIKKKLSKNLSAEKSINLFHCLNELNDRSLLEEIQQSLSSGRLSTDKLSPAQWSALVFILLSSEKDLDVFDLNKYSASEEALLRLLPVVKASKKALLRGCGLSEISCDYLAAALKSNPSHLRQLDLSSNNKLQDSGVKHLCGFLESPGCGLETLSRTRLGFTFPLAPVPFS from the exons atgtttgtgaagaacgagctgaagaagatccagaagcttCTGAGTCCAGATCACCCAGAAACTTTAAAGAGCCAGATGGAGGATGAGGAGATGTTTGAaggtgaggatgaagatgaaagaaagagctGCAGAGAAGCATTTCTGAAGATCACACTCCACTTCTTGAGGAGACTTAAGCAGCATGAGATGGCTGACcatctgcagagca AAATATTTGCTCCACTCTGTAAACGTGAACTTAAAGCccaactgaagaagaagttccagtgtgtgtttgaggggatcgctaaagcaggaagcccaaccctcctgaaccagatctacacagagctctacatcacagagggagggactgcagaggtcaatgatgaacatgaggtcagacagattgaaacagcatccaggaaaccagacagaccagaaacaacaatcagacaagaagacatctttaaagcctcacctggaagagacgaaccaatcagaacagtgctgacaaagggagtggctggcattgggaaaacagtcttaacacagaaatacagcctggactgggctgaagacaaagccaaccaggacatccagttcatatttccattcactttcagagagctgaatgtgctgaaagaggaaaagttcagcttggtggaacttgttcatcacttctttaatcAAACTAACGAATCAGGAATCTGCAggcttgaagacttccaggttgtgttcatacttgatggtctggatgagtgtcgacttaatTTGGACTTCAAGAAAACTAAAATCCTGACTGAAAcaagaaagtccacctcattggatgagctgctgacaaacctcatcagAGGGAACCTGCTCCCTTCTGCTCGCCTTTGGATAacaacacgacctgcagcagccaatcagatccctcctcagTGTGTcgacatggtgacagaggtcagagggttcactgacccacagaaggaggagtacttcaggaagagattcagagatgaggagcaggccagcaggatcatctcccacatcaagaaagctcgaagcctccacatcatgtgtcacatcccagtcttctgctggatcactgctacagttctggaggatgtgctggaaaccagagagggagcagagctgcccaacaccctgactgagatgtacatccacttcctggtggttcaggccaaagtgaagaggATCaaatatgatggaggagctgagacagatccacactggagtccagagagcaggaagatgattgagtcactgggaaaactggcttttgatcagctgcagaaaggaaacctgatcttctatgaaccagacctgacagagtgtggcatcgatatcagagcagcctcagtgtactcaggagtgttcacacagatctttaaagaggagaaacaACTGTACCagaacaaggtgttctgctttgttcatctcagtgttcaggagtttctggctgctcttcatgtccacctgaccttcatcaactctggactcaatctgctggaagaacaacaaacaaGCTCTGAGACAGAGAAATACTTCTACCAGTGTGCTgtggacaaggccttacagagccccaatggacacctggacttgttccttcgTTTTCTCTTGGGTCTGAAGACTAATCAAACTCGTTTGCAAGGCCTCatgacacaaacaggaagtagctcaaaGACCAATCAAAAAGCAgttcagtacatcaagaagaagctcagtaagaatctgtctgcagagaaaagcatcaatctgtttcactgtctgaatgaactgaatgatcgttctctactggaggagatccaacagtccctgagttcaggacgtctctccacagataaactgtctcctgctcagtggtcagctctggtcttcatcttactgtcatcagaaaaagatctggatgtgtttgacctgaataaatactctgcttcagaggaggctcttctgaggctgctgccagtggtcaaagcctctaaaaaagctct attgaggggctgtggtttgtcagagatcagctgtgattatctggcagcagcgctgaagtccaacccctcccatctgagacagctggacctgagctccaacaacaagctgcaggattcaggagtgaagcatctgtgtggtttcctggagagtccaggatgtggacttgaaactctgag TCGAACTCGTCTGGGCTTCACCTTCCCACTGGCCCCTGTGCCCTTCTCTTAG